DNA sequence from the Streptomyces cinnabarinus genome:
CGGCGCCGATGACCTGAGCATGAGCCTGCTCGTACTCAACGCGGAAGTCTGTGCCACGGTGGGTACATCTTCGGGCGGCATGACTGCCACGTCACAGTGCTTCCCACGGAGGACCGTGCCAGCCTGAGCGGTCAGATCTTTGTGATCTTGTGGGATCGATGGGAGAGAGGCAGATGAGTCGGCGCAGAGGGACCCGTAAGGTCGCCGCAGTCGTGACTGCGACTGTGCGCGAGTGGAGCGACGAGGAGGGTTGGGGTGTGCTCGACTCGCCCGAGACTCCGGGAGGGTGCTTCGGCCACTACTCCGACATTCAGGCGCCCGGCTTTCGCACACTGTCACCGGGGCAACAGGTCGATCTCACCTGGGAAGCACCCGGCTTCAAGCAGGACGGGTACGACTACCGGGCGGTGAGCATCGTTCCTCGCCCGGCTGACATCCACAGCTGACATCAACGGCCGCGAACGCTGCCACACCGAAGCGACCACAGCCGGACCAACGGCAAACCGTGCCACGCCGTTTCAGCACCCCGCATGACGCGGTGATCGAACTCCTAGAGCGGGTGTCGCAGGTTCGAATCCTGCCGGGGGCACAACGCGTTACGCCGCTGACCTGGGGGTTCCCCCCAGGGAGGCGCTCTTGTCGGGCCTCGGACTCCTCGTCCGGGGCCGTTTGCGTGAGTGGACGGGGAGTTGATCTCCCGAATGCCTCCCAATGGATCAGCATCCTCCGGCACAGACTCGGAGCCACGGTCGTCTGCGCGGGTAGGAGAGATGGAGCGTTCTTGTCATGCCCCTTGGTGAAGACGCGGCCTGTTTCCCCTGACGCCGAAGCATTCGAGGAGCTGCACGATTTCCTCGAAGTAGGTGAGCCCCTGGTCGGTATCCCAGTTAAAGGCGCGGACACGCCGAAGCCGCCGTGCGGGCAGAACGCCGGCCCGATCCGTTGCCGCCGGAACCGTCGAATCCAACCGCCCTTCGGCGTTCGGTGCGTCCTGCGACCGAGGCTTCACGTCGCCGTTCCGATCCCCTGGTGACGAGTCCACCACGCTGGTTCCTCACAGTCGTGGACTCGCTGGTCGGATGCCGGCCAACGGGGAGGGGCGTGAGCGGGATCAGCCTGCCGGACGGATGGCAGACAGTACGCTGAATCCAGCGGGATCGGGCCCGCAGCACAGTGTCCGGGAGGTGCTTCATGGCGGCCGAGATGACGGCCCCGGCGTGGATGCATGAGCAGATCACTGCGGAGGAGTACGAGTCCTGGTCCGAGGAGCAGTGCGCCGGCATCGAGGTCGTGGACGGGATGGTCGTCGTGAGTCCGAGTGCGTCCAAGCGGCACAACCGGCTGGCTCGGATTCTCGCGAACGCCCTGGATGCCGCCTCGGGCCCGGAGTGGAACGCCGACACTGACTTCGACGTCCGGCTTCAGGACGTCCCGCTCACCAATCGCCGCCCGGACGTCGTCGTGTACCGCGCAGACACGATCGACATCACCCCTACCCGTCCTGAGCACGTGCTGCTGGTCGCCGAGGTGGTGTCGCCGGGCTCGGAGACCACCGACCGGATCGTGAAGGTCGACCAGTACGCCAAGGCAGGCATCGGCTTCTACTGGAGGATCGAGCAGGCCGCGACAGGCGTTCCTCTCGTGTACACCTACGTTCTCGACCCCGCGACGAAAACCTACCGGGACGGTGACGTGTTCACCGGCGTCCTCAAGGTCGCGGCCCCCTTCCCGGTGGAGATCGACCTCGGCCAGGTCTGATCATGCGCTGCTCAGCAGTCGGCAGCGCGTGAGCGATGCGTGAGCGGACGGTCCGATACAGGGCGGCATGAGCCGGATCAAGTGGCTCGCCGCGCGGTTCTGACCAGGGGAAGGAGCATCGCGCGGCAACACCCGGCAAGGACCCGATCCCACTCCTGTGCGGTTCGGGGCTGATCGGGGTCAGTGGTCCGTTGCCCCGGCGATCAGGGACCGTAGTTGTTCTGCTGTGTCGTCCAGGGGGCGGGTGCTGCGTTGGGCTCGGCAGAGGGCTACCGTGCCTTCGACCGCCGCGACGATCAGGGTGGACAGTTGTCTTGCTCGCTCGGGTTCCGTGCCGTGGGCGCGGAGGGACGCTGCCAGTAGGGACTGCCATTCGGTGAAGACCTCCGCCGCCGCTGTCAGGGCGGGTGGGAGTTCGTCGGTCGGGGGTTCTTCGATGGCTACGGCCAGGACGGGGCAGCCCGCGTGGAAGTCGCTCTCCACGACGATCGTGCGCCAGAGGGACAGGAAGGCGTCCAGTCCCTCCGCCGGGCCCGCCTCCAGTTCTCTGCGCAGGCGGCGGGCCACCCAGTCGCCCGTGTAGCGGACCGCCTCCGTGGCCAACTGCTGCTTGCCCTCGGGGAAGTAGTGGTACGTCGAGCCGAGCGGCGCCTTGGCGTGCTTGGCCATCTCCCGGATGCTCGTCGCGCTCAGACCGCGTCGGCTGATCATGTCTGCGGCGCCGGCCACGATCCGCTCCCGCGACGGCGCGCTTTCCTTGGACACCGACACGACACCACCTGTGTGCTTGCTCGGCCTGCGACGACCGATCGGTTATGACAACCGTCATAGTCTATCGGGGCGGCATGGGGAGGGTGTGCGCAGCCGGTTCTGGCGGGTCTCTCGCCGGCCATCAGCCGAGCCCGGTCGTCGGGTGGGTCCCGGACTGCTTCTCCGGGCCGCCCCCGTACTGACC
Encoded proteins:
- a CDS encoding cold-shock protein, with the protein product MSRRRGTRKVAAVVTATVREWSDEEGWGVLDSPETPGGCFGHYSDIQAPGFRTLSPGQQVDLTWEAPGFKQDGYDYRAVSIVPRPADIHS
- a CDS encoding Uma2 family endonuclease; protein product: MAAEMTAPAWMHEQITAEEYESWSEEQCAGIEVVDGMVVVSPSASKRHNRLARILANALDAASGPEWNADTDFDVRLQDVPLTNRRPDVVVYRADTIDITPTRPEHVLLVAEVVSPGSETTDRIVKVDQYAKAGIGFYWRIEQAATGVPLVYTYVLDPATKTYRDGDVFTGVLKVAAPFPVEIDLGQV
- a CDS encoding TetR/AcrR family transcriptional regulator, whose amino-acid sequence is MSKESAPSRERIVAGAADMISRRGLSATSIREMAKHAKAPLGSTYHYFPEGKQQLATEAVRYTGDWVARRLRRELEAGPAEGLDAFLSLWRTIVVESDFHAGCPVLAVAIEEPPTDELPPALTAAAEVFTEWQSLLAASLRAHGTEPERARQLSTLIVAAVEGTVALCRAQRSTRPLDDTAEQLRSLIAGATDH